Proteins found in one Aspergillus chevalieri M1 DNA, chromosome 2, nearly complete sequence genomic segment:
- a CDS encoding isochorismatase family protein family (COG:L;~EggNog:ENOG410PJ37;~InterPro:IPR005123,IPR000868,IPR036380,IPR032854, IPR036282,IPR027450,IPR037151,IPR004046;~PFAM:PF14497,PF13532,PF00857;~go_function: GO:0016491 - oxidoreductase activity [Evidence IEA];~go_function: GO:0051213 - dioxygenase activity [Evidence IEA];~go_process: GO:0006281 - DNA repair [Evidence IEA];~go_process: GO:0006307 - DNA dealkylation involved in DNA repair [Evidence IEA];~go_process: GO:0035552 - oxidative single-stranded DNA demethylation [Evidence IEA];~go_process: GO:0055114 - oxidation-reduction process [Evidence IEA]) → MDFLAAFGGVPTVQTRKALLLLDFQNDFVRPSGALYVPNTADFLDTLPQLANSFRSIGTVFWIQSYYESRRELFDANEQELVVLGRGGEVHSKKHKSQSHTANISKDEEAFLSAESPRCGDSHSPGGQLPAPIVAAFDSQHDILTTKSDYSALRNDRLVLTLRSQLVTEIYICGSLSNISVYATVLDAASLGFSVTLVEDCLGFRNFERHEEAMRRMADIFGANGITSEELMQELDWQETDRIAEKGGSKPRPARSTGIEDVLDNFDFRATDGCEPDRVNDEEEEDDKPGLKIARAKDRYGPPPGHADKKVRARVRRARRPDERPETNSRSDARRARRSKQSQELRGPGDVIGEGDSRIIYDLDLPSDAFERIRREVAWQKMYHMSGQVPRLVAVQGKAQADGSIPIYRHPADESPPLHPFTETVDRVRFIVEQILGHPLNHVLIQLYRDGQDRISEHSDKTLDIARDSYICNVSLGAQRAMALRTKTSEEDSTRQSQRIPLPHESLFVLGQKTNMRWLHGIRPDKRPESEKSVEERAYGGERISLTFRHIGTFLNLTGDTIWGQGAVSKKQGQARPVIHGDAAETQRLIHAFGQENHATEFDWDGIYGSGFDVVNFVSASTAHMIPGDDPVTNLRVRLCLSESSLRYDVMTAEQASAKPSDKRPVYIGTDGTIVAGDFEIMNNFAQQAHLEAPRPGIDRLQGGAHLPKIEELLTYWRQHRDCANALDILRTWEKALDGKHYLGGNVFTIDDCSLWPVLREIVQTRGKLPSRFSNLCHYYNRVEKRGLVKAVLEEE, encoded by the coding sequence ATGGATTTCCTTGCTGCTTTTGGCGGTGTCCCTACCGTCCAGACCCGAAAagccctcctcctcctcgacttCCAAAACGACTTTGTTCGACCCTCCGGGGCTTTATATGTCCCCAACACCGCCGACTTTCTCGATACTCTGCCTCAACTGGCCAATTCCTTTCGCTCTATAGGAACCGTATTCTGGATACAGTCGTATTACGAGTCTCGTCGGGAGCTGTTCGACGCGAATGAGCAGGAGCTGGTGGTGCTAGGTCGCGGGGGAGAAGTCCACAGCAAAAAGCACAAGAGTCAGAGTCATACAGCCAACATTTCGAAGGACGAAGAAGCCTTCCTGTCCGCGGAATCTCCTCGATGTGGCGATTCTCACAGTCCCGGGGGTCAGCTGCCGGCGCCCATTGTGGCGGCCTTTGACTCGCAGCATGACATTCTGACCACCAAATCCGACTATTCTGCCTTGCGCAACGATCGTCTCGTTCTGACTCTTCGCTCTCAACTCGTCACTGAAATCTACATCTGCGGTTCCCTATCCAACATATCCGTCTACGCTACTGTTCTTGACGCTGCTAGTTTGGGTTTCTCTGTTACTTTGGTTGAAgactgcttgggttttcggAATTTTGAGCGACACGAAGAAGCAATGAGGCGCATGGCGGATATTTTTGGCGCGAACGGCATAACGTCCGAGGAACTTATGCAAGAACTCGATTGGCAAGAAACGGATCGCATCGCCGAGAAGGGAGGTTCCAAGCCACGGCCCGCCAGATCCACGGGCATAGAAGATGTTCTGGATAACTTTGATTTTCGGGCTACGGATGGCTGTGAGCCTGACCGTGTCAacgacgaagaggaagaggatgataaACCGGGCCTCAAGATCGCCCGCGCTAAGGACCGTTATGGTCCACCCCCAGGACATGCGGACAAGAAGGTGCGCGCAAGAGTGCGCCGGGCGAGACGACCAGACGAAAGGCCAGAGACGAACTCACGATCTGATGCTCGACGTGCGCGCAGGTCGAAGCAATCCCAGGAGCTCCGTGGACCAGGTGATGTGATCGGAGAAGGCGATTCTCGCATTATCTATGACCTGGATTTGCCATCAGACGCCTTTGAGCGAATTCGCCGTGAGGTGGCATGGCAGAAAATGTACCATATGTCAGGCCAGGTGCCACGACTGGTAGCTGTCCAGGGAAAGGCACAGGCGGATGGGTCGATTCCAATCTATCGCCACCCAGCTGATGAGTCTCCACCATTGCATCCGTTCACGGAGACTGTCGATCGCGTTCGTTTCATTGTTGAGCAGATTCTGGGCCACCCATTGAACCACGTCCTGATTCAGCTGTACAGAGATGGGCAAGATCGTATCTCTGAGCACTCTGACAAGACATTGGACATTGCCCGTGATTCATATATTTGCAATGTCAGCTTGGGTGCTCAGCGCGCCATGGCCCTGCGCACAAAGACTTCCGAAGAAGATTCGACCAGGCAGTCGCAGCGCATTCCTCTGCCACACGAGTCTCTGTTCGTTCTGGGCCAAAAGACAAATATGCGCTGGCTACACGGCATTCGTCCGGATAAGCGTCCTGAGTCGGAAAAGTCAGTTGAAGAGCGAGCATACGGTGGTGAGCGTATCTCCCTAACGTTCCGACATATCGGGACATTCCTAAACCTAACGGGCGATACTATCTGGGGGCAGGGTGCCGTGTCCAAGAAACAAGGTCAAGCGAGGCCAGTGATACACGGTGATGCAGCTGAAACCCAGCGACTTATCCACGCTTTTGGCCAGGAGAACCATGCCACTGAGTTCGACTGGGACGGTATTTACGGTAGTGGATTTGACGTGGTCAACTTTGTCTCCGCGTCGACGGCGCACATGATCCCAGGAGACGATCCGGTAACGAATCTTCGAGTTCGACTATGTTTGAGTGAAAGCAGTCTACGCTATGATGTGATGACTGCTGAACAAGCATCTGCCAAGCCAAGTGACAAGCGACCAGTTTACATCGGTACGGATGGCACCATTGTCGCGGGTGATTTCGAGATCATGAACAATTTCGCCCAGCAGGCTCACCTTGAAGCACCCCGTCCCGGCATAGATCGGTTGCAAGGAGGCGCTCACCTGCCTAAGATCGAAGAACTTTTGACTTACTGGCGACAGCACCGTGATTGCGCAAACGCACTCGACATTCTGCGCACATGGGAAAAGGCACTGGATGGCAAACACTATCTGGGAGGAAATGTTTTCACCATCGACGACTGCTCCCTCTGGCCAGTCCTGCGGGAGATCGT
- the ILV5 gene encoding Ketol-acid reductoisomerase (BUSCO:EOG09262N3C;~COG:E;~EggNog:ENOG410PHY1;~InterPro:IPR013023,IPR000506,IPR013116,IPR036291, IPR016207,IPR008927,IPR013328;~PFAM:PF01450,PF07991;~go_function: GO:0004455 - ketol-acid reductoisomerase activity [Evidence IEA];~go_function: GO:0016491 - oxidoreductase activity [Evidence IEA];~go_process: GO:0009082 - branched-chain amino acid biosynthetic process [Evidence IEA];~go_process: GO:0055114 - oxidation-reduction process [Evidence IEA]): MASRGLPRALRCARVAAPRSVLSSALPRPALAKAAAAAVPRMTINQQPIRGLKQITFADSTETVYEREDWPREKLQEFFKNDTLALIGYGSQGHGQGLNLRDQGLNVIVGVRKDGASWKEAVQDGWVPGKNLFDVDTAVEKGTVVMNLLSDAAQSETWPALKPKITKGKTLYFSHGFSPVFKDLTKVDVPEDVDVILVAPKGSGRTVRTLFREGRGINSSIAVFQDVTGQAKEKAIAMGVAVGSGYLYETTFQKEVYSDLYGERGCLMGGIHGMFLAQYEVLRERGHSPSEAFNETVEEATQSLYPLIGGNGMDWMYAACSTTARRGAIDWSSRFRDNLKPLFNELYDRVQDGTETQRSLDYNSQKDYREKYEKEMQEIRDLEIWRAGKAVRSLRPENQK, translated from the coding sequence ATGGCTTCTCGTGGTCTCCCCCGTGCCCTCCGCTGCGCCCGCGTGGCTGCCCCTCGCTCCGTCCTCTCCTCCGCTCTCCCTCGTCCCGCTCTCGctaaggctgctgctgctgctgtccCTCGCATGACCATTAACCAGCAGCCCATTCGTGGTCTTAAGCAGATTACTTTTGCCGACTCGACTGAGACCGTCTACGAGCGTGAGGACTGGCCCCGTGAGAAGCTCCAGGAATTCTTCAAGAACGACACACTTGCTCTGATCGGTTATGGCTCTCAGGGTCACGGTCAGGGTCTGAACCTGCGTGACCAGGGTCTCAATGTCATTGTTGGTGTGCGGAAGGACGGTGCTTCATGGAAGGAGGCTGTCCAGGACGGCTGGGTTCCCGGCAAGAACCTGTTCGATGTCGACACTGCTGTCGAGAAGGGTACCGTCGTCATGAACCTGCTCTCCGACGCCGCCCAGAGTGAGACCTGGCCCGCTCTCAAGCCCAAGATCACCAAGGGCAAGACTCTCTACTTCTCCCACGGTTTCTCCCCCGTCTTCAAGGACCTCACCAAGGTCGACGTTCCCGAGGATGTCGATGTCATCCTCGTTGCCCCCAAGGGTTCCGGCCGTACCGTCCGTACCCTCTTCCGTGAGGGCCGTGGTATCAACTCCTCCATCGCCGTCTTCCAGGACGTCACCGGCCAGGCCAAGGAGAAGGCCATCGCCATGGGTGTCGCTGTCGGCTCCGGCTACCTCTACGAGACCACCTTCCAGAAGGAGGTCTACTCCGACCTGTACGGTGAGCGTGGTTGCTTGATGGGTGGTATCCACGGTATGTTCCTTGCCCAGTACGAGGTTCTCCGTGAGCGCGGCCACTCTCCCTCCGAGGCCTTCAACGAGACCGTCGAGGAGGCCACTCAGTCGCTGTACCCCTTGATCGGTGGTAACGGTATGGACTGGATGTATGCCGCCTGCTCGACCACCGCCCGCCGCGGTGCCATCGACTGGTCCAGCCGCTTCCGTGACAACCTCAAGCCCCTCTTCAACGAGCTCTACGACCGTGTCCAGGACGGTACCGAGACCCAGCGCTCGCTCGACTACAACTCGCAGAAGGACTACCGTGAGAAGTACGAGAAGGAGATGCAGGAGATCCGGGATCTCGAGATCTGGCGTGCCGGCAAGGCCGTCCGCTCCCTCCGCCCTGAGAACCAGAAATAA
- a CDS encoding threonine/serine dehydratase (COG:E;~EggNog:ENOG410PFC0;~InterPro:IPR036052,IPR001926;~PFAM:PF00291), whose translation MLPSPSAIHAAHSLIHPYIHHTPLLTSRTLNTIASTPQSAESLVGTPFEGQTPAHPRLRFFFKCENYQRIGAFKARGAFHALLRLVEERGEDEIKRRGVITHSSGNHAQALALAASTLNIPAYIVMPSISTPSKIAGTQSHGAEVVFSGSTSVEREAVVADIQGRTNAILVPPYDDYNIICGQGTTGLELEEQYRDSVREKPELSAHGGTGGGLDAVITPIGGGGLNAGVATFFSDKSTRVFGAEPNFEGADDCRRGLEAGERVPAVSTLTIADGLRTPVGLLNWAVISDPKKVAGVYAVTEEQIKAAMRLVLERMKVVVEPSAVVGLAVCLYNEDFRRRVATEAGQEGWDVGIVFSGGNTTVEAIGKFYS comes from the exons ATgctcccctccccctccgccATCCACGCCGCCCACTCCCTAATCCACCCGTACATCCACCATACCCCCCTCCTAACCTCCCGCACCCTCAACACCATCGCCTCAACCCCTCAATCCGCAGAGTCACTGGTGGGGACGCCCTTCGAAGGCCAGACTCCAGCCCACCCACGcctgcgcttcttcttcaaatgCGAGAATTACCAACGCATCGGCGCGTTCAAGGCGCGCGGGGCATTTCATGCATTACTGCGGCTCGTGGAGGAGCGCGGGGAGGACGAGATTAAGAGGAGGGGTGTTATTACACATAGTTCTG GAAACCACGCCCAAGCCCTCGCCCTCGCCGCATCCACGCTAAACATCCCCGCCTACATCGTGATGCCGAGTATCAGCACGCCATCCAAGATCGCGGGGACGCAATCGCACGGCGCGGAGGTCGTTTTCAGCGGCTCGACCAGCGTCGAGCGCGAAGCTGTCGTGGCCGATATCCAAGGCAGAACGAATGCGATTCTCGTGCCGCCGTATGACGACTATAATATCATCTGTGGACAGGGGACGACAGGTCTTGAGCTCGAGGAGCAGTATAGGGATAGTGTGCGGGAGAAGCCGGAACTCAGTGCTCATGGGGGCACTGGTGGTGGTCTCGATGCCGTGATCACACCTATTGGCGGCGGAGGATTGAATGCTGGCGTAGCGACGTTCTTTTCGGACAAATCGACGCGGGTTTTTGGCGCTGAGCCTAACTTTGAAGGCGCGGATGATTGTCGGCGTGGGTTGGAGGCTGGGGAGCGGGTTCCGGCTGTTAGTACGCTGACGATAGCTGATGGACTGCGCACGCCAGTGGGCTTGTTGAACTGGGCTGTTATTTCGGATCCGAAGAAGGTAGCCGGTGTCTACGCCGTGACGGAGGAGCAGATCAAGGCTGCGATGCGGCTGGTGCTGGAACGCATGAAGGTGGTTGTTGAGCCGAGCGCGGTTGTGGGATTAGCTGTCTGTTTGTATAACGAGGACTTCCGACGACGGGTTGCGACAGAAGCTGGACAAGAAGGCTGGGATGTAGGGATTGTGTTCAGTGGTGGAAATACAACCGTGGAAGCCATTGGTAAGTTTTACAGTTAG